The genomic region GCCTCGGGCAGACGCGTGTGTGACACGACTTTTTGGGCCGCGAGATCCACCACCAGCACCTCGTGCGCGCTGTAGCCACAATGCAGGATGGCAGCGAATTTTCCCGCCGGATGCACCGCGATGTTCACGGGAAAATCCGCCAGTTCAATCTGTTCACCCGCCGGCCGGAGCGACCATTGATTCGGCAGCAGCATGGAACCATCGGGCCGCGGGCCGGGCCGCAACACGGGTTCCGCGGCGAAACCGCGCGGGCCGACGACGCCCAGAAAAGCAGCCAGACCCAACGTGGTAAGAACCGGACAAAGGCGGAATCGCATGTTCATGGTGCGGACAGGCAGACGGCGGATTCAGTTCGCATGTTCATTTCGTGAGGGCATGGGATCGTGCGCGGCGATTCCCGCGGGGATGCCAGCGGCCGTTGCCTTCCTCCAGATAACGCACACCGTTCAATTCGGTAAAGGTCAGATGTTGCTCCCAGATGCCGCCCGGCAGTTCGCTGCGCGCGTCGTCCCCATGAACCACACCTTGAAGCACCCTGACTTTGTCCTCCAAAATTAAATACCGTTGCTCCCATCCCGTCCGATGAGGAGCAACCCCCAGCACCTCGACTGCCGTGCGCTTGGAAACGGTGGGGCGTTAAAGTTTGCTGTTCCTTGAAGTGCTGCGCGGCGGTAGGGAAAGCGAAACGGTCCCTATGAGCCAGAGACGGGAGGAAAAGAAAAAAATTTCCCGCGAACCGGTGACGCGCCTCACGCCGTCAGTGCCGCGTCCCAATCCTTCCACACCGGTTCGTAGCCCAGCCGGCGGATGACCTCCGCCACTTCGTGGGAGGGACGCTCATCCGCGATGTTGAACTGGCCCGTGGCCGCGGTCGCGCTGCCCTTGGCCGGCGCCCATTCGCTCGCGCCCGTCTCCACAATGCGCCCGCGCACGGTCTGATGGATGTGTTCCTTGCCAGCCCCGGTGTAACCGCCCGGTTCGGTGTGACTGCCCGCGCTCGCCAGCGTGATGCCGAGCGGAAACAACCCGTCGCGCAGCTTCGGTGATTCACGCGTCGAAAGCACCAGGCCCACGTCCGGAAACATGAGGCGGAACGCGCAGACCAGTTGCACGAGGTCGCGGTCCGTCATGTGCGTGAGCGGCTGGAACTCGCCCGCGCAGGGCCGCAGGCGCGGCAGCGAAATGGTGTAATAGGCCTTCCAGCAATGGCGCAGCAGATGGGCACAATGCGCCGCCACCGCGAGCGCCTCGTAACGCCAGTCGGCCAGACCATAAAGCGCCCCCAAACCAATGCGGCGGAAGCCGGCGGCGTAGGCGCGTTCCGGTGTCTCCACGCGCCAGTCGAAATTCTTCTTCGGTCCCGCCGTGTGCATCTCGTCGTAAATCGTGCGGTCGTAGGTTTCCTGATACACGACCAGCCCGTCCGCGCCCGCCTGCACCAGCGGCACATATTCGTGCGTCTCCATCGGACCGACTTCGAGCGATACGCTGGGCACGTCGGCATGCAACGCCGCCACACAATCGCGCAGGTAATGGTTCGAAACGAACTTCGGGTGCTCGCCCGCCACGAGCAGCACGTTGCGGAAGCCCTGCGCCTTGATCGCCACCGCCTCACGCCGCACCTCATCGAGGGTGAGCGTCACGCGCAAAATCGGATTGTCGCGCGAGAAGCCGCAGTATTTGCAGTTGTTGATGCATTCGTTGGAAAGGTAAAGCGGTGCGAAGAGGCGGATGACCTTGCCGAAACGTTGTTGCGTGAGCGCCTGGGAACGGCGGCTCATGGGCTCCAACAGTTCGCCCGCCGCCGGCGAAATCAGTTGCGCGAAATCCGCCAGCGTGAGGCTGGCTTTGGCGATGGCCGCTTGCGCGGCCTCCCGGCGGGTCGTTTGGGAACGGCGGGCCAGCTCGGCGAGCGGCAGCGAATTGAATTCAGCAACAAAACTCACAGCCCCATCCTAGCAAACGGCGGCCGGAAGTCCAAATCGTCCGCACCCGCACCGGGCGCGGACGGCCATATTTGCACCGACTGGCGTGGGTGGCTGTGCAGATTGTTGGCTGATGTTTTCATGTGCGGACCTTCCCCCATTGGCGCCAACCCAGCCCAAGCAGACCGAGGGCAAGCAAACTCAACGCGCTGGGCTCGGGAACAGCGGAGGGCGAGAAGTAAATATTGTCCAACAAGACCTGTTGCCGGGTGCTTCCCTGCCGGGTAACGGAAAAGAGCAATTCTCCAGTTTGGTTCGCAAACATGGAAACATCCCCGCCGTAAAGCGTGTAGCCAGAGGAGGCCCCCAAAGCAGTGACTTGTATTTCCTGACCGGCGAATGTCACCTGCGGCACGCCGAAGCCCGCAACAAAAAACACCGACATTGCATCAGAAGGAATCATTCCTGTTTGGCCGATTCCCGCGCTCAATGAGGAACCAGAAGGCACTCCGATGGTGGCCGATTGCAAATATACTGAGTAGCTTCCTTGAATTATTGAAAAGCCAGAAGCAGGGTCTTCGAGGATGACTGCAGCCGCATCAAGCGCGAAACTGTTATAGTATACTCCGGTCTGCGGATTGCCCCCAAGATATGCCGTCCATCCTGGCAGCGCGTTGGATGCTGGAACAAATCCGCCGGGGCTAGGAACTAGCGGCGGAATTACGGATTCAAAATCTAAATTCACAAACCCTTGGGCAAGTGAAACATGTTGCCACCAAATAATGAGGGTTGCCGCAATGATAATGAGTTTTGAATTCTTCATGGTCTCAGTCATAGATTGTGGCTAACGGGTCACAAATGGGTCTCCCACAGCTTGAAAGTAGATGGTGAGCCTCGATTCCCATGCTGCGATTGGGAATCGCTTTCCCAAGCCCCAAAGGCCAAAAAATCTGGCAGCGTCATTCACATTGGAAAGTGTGGGTTCTTGAACATGTCCCACTGCGCCGATCGGCGTGTTAACGTAGTTTGTTCCGCCAAAGGCGTTGCTTGAAAACCAGTCTAGGTAGTCTCCAGAGTTCGGATTGCCGACTCCATTTTCAGATTCGTAGGTTT from Verrucomicrobiia bacterium harbors:
- a CDS encoding PEP-CTERM sorting domain-containing protein: MKNSKLIIIAATLIIWWQHVSLAQGFVNLDFESVIPPLVPSPGGFVPASNALPGWTAYLGGNPQTGVYYNSFALDAAAVILEDPASGFSIIQGSYSVYLQSATIGVPSGSSLSAGIGQTGMIPSDAMSVFFVAGFGVPQVTFAGQEIQVTALGASSGYTLYGGDVSMFANQTGELLFSVTRQGSTRQQVLLDNIYFSPSAVPEPSALSLLALGLLGLGWRQWGKVRT
- the thiH gene encoding 2-iminoacetate synthase ThiH; the encoded protein is MSFVAEFNSLPLAELARRSQTTRREAAQAAIAKASLTLADFAQLISPAAGELLEPMSRRSQALTQQRFGKVIRLFAPLYLSNECINNCKYCGFSRDNPILRVTLTLDEVRREAVAIKAQGFRNVLLVAGEHPKFVSNHYLRDCVAALHADVPSVSLEVGPMETHEYVPLVQAGADGLVVYQETYDRTIYDEMHTAGPKKNFDWRVETPERAYAAGFRRIGLGALYGLADWRYEALAVAAHCAHLLRHCWKAYYTISLPRLRPCAGEFQPLTHMTDRDLVQLVCAFRLMFPDVGLVLSTRESPKLRDGLFPLGITLASAGSHTEPGGYTGAGKEHIHQTVRGRIVETGASEWAPAKGSATAATGQFNIADERPSHEVAEVIRRLGYEPVWKDWDAALTA